GGCAGATTTCGGCAACTATAGACCCTGAAACGAGTTCAGGGTGACAATGTATCAATTCTCATACGATGCACCAACCGCACGGCTGAGTTCATACTTGCTGATGACAAAGCGATAGAGCGCCTGCAAATTCATCAACCTTGCAGATGATTCGGCAGTCTCTGCATCCAACAAGTCCAGATTTGTAATCGAACCGGTTTCGTAACGAGTGCGTGCGATGGTTACTGCTTCTTGCGCCTGTTGCAGCTGCACTTCGGAAATTTGAACTTTTGCAATAGCTGCTTGAACGTCTGCGATGACCTGTTCTACTTCGGAACGAATCTGACGTTCAACATCTAGACCATGTGCTTGTTCTGCCTGAAGAGAAGCCTGCGCTTCTTCTTCCTGATGACTCACTCGGCCGCCATCAAACAGAGGTACTCGGGCTTGTACTCCCCACATCCAATTTCCACGCAGTGCATAAATATTGGGTTCATATCCATTCTTGAGTCCATACGCCGCACTCACATTGAGTGACGGCATATTACCACGCGAACTCAATTTCTTCTGGAACTGCGCAGATTGTTCAGCATCACGCACAAGCTTCACCTCAGGTCGTTGTTGCATCGCAACCTGAATAAGAGAATCGATGTCGAGGGCAATGGATGTTTGCTCAAAAGAACCTCGAATGAGAAGAAGAGTGTTTGCCTGGAAACCAAGCAGTTGACGTAGTATTGATTCTTGCTTTTGAAGCGAATTGAGAATTTCCACTCTTTGATTTTGGGACGCTGCGACGCGTACTTGTGTCGTTAGTACGTCAAAATTTGTTGCACTTCCTGCAGCAACTCGTTTCTGTGTCACCGTGATATGCTGGTTGAGCGCTTCAATTTGTTCGTCCTGCACCAGTAAGCTTTTCCTTAACAAAACGATTGTATAGAATGTGCGGATAGTTTGTGATGCAAGATTACTTTTTGTCAAACCGACCATATCGCGTGAACTCTGAACTCTTGCCTGGCTCAGCTCTTCGCTTGCACTCGTCTTTCCAAAATCATAGGCCGTATACCTTCCGACAATGTGTGCATCATAATT
Above is a genomic segment from Ignavibacteriales bacterium containing:
- a CDS encoding TolC family protein — encoded protein: MKLLIPISSLVLFFINISIAQDSLTVEQAVQRVLQIHPAIEQALANTRAAEARVSQISSARVPDITTEASYTHIGPVPAFFFGGQNLVLAPEDNYDAHIVGRYTAYDFGKTSASEELSQARVQSSRDMVGLTKSNLASQTIRTFYTIVLLRKSLLVQDEQIEALNQHITVTQKRVAAGSATNFDVLTTQVRVAASQNQRVEILNSLQKQESILRQLLGFQANTLLLIRGSFEQTSIALDIDSLIQVAMQQRPEVKLVRDAEQSAQFQKKLSSRGNMPSLNVSAAYGLKNGYEPNIYALRGNWMWGVQARVPLFDGGRVSHQEEEAQASLQAEQAHGLDVERQIRSEVEQVIADVQAAIAKVQISEVQLQQAQEAVTIARTRYETGSITNLDLLDAETAESSARLMNLQALYRFVISKYELSRAVGASYEN